The stretch of DNA AATCAACCAAGCTTTGCCTTTTACGGAAAAAAAAGACAACACACAAATCACCTCTCACATTTTACTAAAAGCGAACGACAAACTGACAATAAAAGCTACGGATAAAGAAATTGGTATCGAAATAAAAACTGATGCGAATATTCTAAATCCGGGAACGGTAACTATAAACGGAAAAAGATTTGCGGATATTATTAAAACCCTTCAAAACAAAGAAATCGAAATAAAAAACGAAGGTGATTCGATAATTATCACACAAGATACTTCAATTTATAAACTTTCATCTTTTAACGCTCAAGAATTCCCTGAATTTCCAAATCCTGACGATTTGATAAAACTTGAAATAAAACCTGAAGAATTTACGGACGCTATCAAAAAAATATTCCCCGTAATAGATACGAATAACCCGAAATACGAACTAAACGGAGCACTTTTCGATATAAGTGAAAATACGAATTTCGTATCTACGGACACAAGAAGACTTGCGGTATTTTATTCCGAAGCAAAATCAAAAGAAGCTCAAATAATAGTACCGAAAAGAGCGATTAGTGAAATCAAAAGAATCTATAAAGAAGATATGGAAATACTTTTTGATGAAGTTTATTTGATTTTAAAAGACGAAAATACGTTATTTTTCACAAAACTCATTAACGGAAAATTCCCTGCTTATAAAAAAATCATACCTCAAAGTTTTAAACACGAACTAAAAGTAAATAAAAGCGACTTTTTATCACATCTAAAACAAGTAAGTATTATTTCAAACGAAGTGAAAATCACTATTAAAAAAGACGCAATCGAATTTGAGAGTATAAGCGATGAAATGATGCAAGCAAAAACGTCTATGAACTTCTCAAGCGATATAGAAGAATTCACATTTGCCGTAAACAGCAGATACGTTTTTGATTTTCTAAACGTAATAAACAGTGAAAACTTCGATTTGTGTCTAAACGAACCGAATATTCCTTTCGTGTTGAGAGACGGAAATTTCATTACGATCGTGATGCCTCTTAACATTTGATATAATTAGACAATTTTAAATTTCAAAAGGATATTAATGGCTAATTACGGTGCAGAAAATATTAAGGTTCTAAAAGGACTTGAAGCTGTTAGAAAAAGACCCGGTATGTATATCGGAGATACCGGAGTTAAAGGGCTTCATCATTTAATTTACGAAGTAGTGGATAACTCGATAGATGAAGCGATGGCGGGATATGCCAATAAAATCAAAGTAACCGTAAAAAAAGACGGAAGCGTCGTAATCGAAGATAACGGAAGGGGAATTCCGGTAGACATTCATCCCGAAGAAAAAATTCCTGCCGCGACGGTAGTTTTGACGGTACTTCACGCAGGTGGAAAATTTGATAATAAAACTTATAAAGTATCAGGCGGTCTTCACGGAGTAGGGGTTTCTGTAGTAAACGCACTTTCTAAAAAGCTTATTATGACAATCAAAAGAGACGGTAAAATCTATCGTCAAGAGTTCGAAAGAGGAAAACCTGTAACGGACCTTGAAGTAATCGGAGAAACAAGAGCGACGGGTACTACTATTCAATTTTGGCCTGATGATGAGATTTTCGAAACGACCGAATTCAAAAGCGATATTTTAAGAAAAAGATTAAAAGAATTAGCCTATTTAAATCCGAATATTACAATCTATTTTGAAAACGAAAACGACGGGGTAAAAGAAAAATACCACTTTGAAGGCGGTATTAAGGATTTCGTTAAAACTTTAACGAATAAAGAGTGCATAACTGAAGTAATTTATTACAACGAACATTATAGCGACGAAGAAAAATCTCTTGATGTGGAAGTGGCTCTTTGCTATGACACGGGATATGATGAAAAAGTATTGAGCTTTGTTAATAACATCAGAACTCCTGAGGGAGGTACTCACGAAAGCGGTTTTAAAGCCGGGCTTAGTAAAGCTATTATCAATTACATCAACAAAAATATGAAACTAAAAGAAAATATCAAAATTACGGGCGATGACGTAAAAGAGGGACTTGATGCGATTGTCAGCGTAAAAATGAGCGAGCCTCAATTCGAAGGGCAAACAAAAGGTAAGCTTGGAAGCTCTTATGTAAAACCTATCGTTCAAAAAGTAACGTATGAGTATCTAACAAGATATTTCGAAGAAAATCCTAATACTGCAAAAACTATTGCGGAAAAAGCTATAGCGGCTGCAAAAAGTAGAATTGCCGCAAAAAGAGCAAGAGATTTGACAAGAAAACAAGCGAAAGTGGGAGTAGGTACGCTTCCCGGAAAACTTGCCGATTGTCAAACCAAAAATGCGGACGAAGCGGAACTTTATTTGGTTGAGGGTGATAGTGCGGGAGGTAGTGCGAAACAAGGAAGAGACAGATACTTCCAAGCTATTTTGCCTCTTAGAGGAAAAATTTTAAATACTCAAAAAAGTAGTGATGCAAAAGCTCTTAGCAGCGAAGAGATAAAAAACATAATCACGGCTCTTGGTACGGGAATAGGGGCCGATTTTGACGCGGATAAGGTAAGATATAAAAAAATCATTATTATGACCGACGCGGACGTTGACGGAAGCCATATTCAAACG from Caminibacter pacificus encodes:
- the dnaN gene encoding DNA polymerase III subunit beta, with translation MHIKIDKPVIESIINQALPFTEKKDNTQITSHILLKANDKLTIKATDKEIGIEIKTDANILNPGTVTINGKRFADIIKTLQNKEIEIKNEGDSIIITQDTSIYKLSSFNAQEFPEFPNPDDLIKLEIKPEEFTDAIKKIFPVIDTNNPKYELNGALFDISENTNFVSTDTRRLAVFYSEAKSKEAQIIVPKRAISEIKRIYKEDMEILFDEVYLILKDENTLFFTKLINGKFPAYKKIIPQSFKHELKVNKSDFLSHLKQVSIISNEVKITIKKDAIEFESISDEMMQAKTSMNFSSDIEEFTFAVNSRYVFDFLNVINSENFDLCLNEPNIPFVLRDGNFITIVMPLNI
- the gyrB gene encoding DNA topoisomerase (ATP-hydrolyzing) subunit B — translated: MANYGAENIKVLKGLEAVRKRPGMYIGDTGVKGLHHLIYEVVDNSIDEAMAGYANKIKVTVKKDGSVVIEDNGRGIPVDIHPEEKIPAATVVLTVLHAGGKFDNKTYKVSGGLHGVGVSVVNALSKKLIMTIKRDGKIYRQEFERGKPVTDLEVIGETRATGTTIQFWPDDEIFETTEFKSDILRKRLKELAYLNPNITIYFENENDGVKEKYHFEGGIKDFVKTLTNKECITEVIYYNEHYSDEEKSLDVEVALCYDTGYDEKVLSFVNNIRTPEGGTHESGFKAGLSKAIINYINKNMKLKENIKITGDDVKEGLDAIVSVKMSEPQFEGQTKGKLGSSYVKPIVQKVTYEYLTRYFEENPNTAKTIAEKAIAAAKSRIAAKRARDLTRKQAKVGVGTLPGKLADCQTKNADEAELYLVEGDSAGGSAKQGRDRYFQAILPLRGKILNTQKSSDAKALSSEEIKNIITALGTGIGADFDADKVRYKKIIIMTDADVDGSHIQTLIMTFFFNHLRELIERGYLYIAQPPLYRYKKGKVEKYLKDDKELNEFLIEQGINSIEIEGVGKPELKELLKNAAYYKLLLEKLTKRFNIPEVIRFLIENGNLDELEEHLKKFGFSIISKHDNHYYIQTNRGLEEITIDEKLLNHPLFLEAKKVYEKLKEYKDLVKGDYLELLDEVINKARKGAHIQRYKGLGEMNPDQLWDTTMDPENRVLIQVTLEDAENAAKHFELFMGSDVGPRREYIQANAKEVENIDV